The genomic DNA TCATCCCCAGTTCCAGTCTCATGACATTTTCCACTAACAGGTTGTTTTTCAGCATTCAGGCCCGTCCTTCCTCCGTCACACAAACCCTGGCGGTGCTTTCCAGCTGGTTTTTAAGGTTAGACTAAATACACCCCTGAACAGCGCTGTTCAGGGCTCAAATGAAACAAACCAGACAACATGTGCAACTGCACATAGAAACTCCACTAAGAAACCAACAAAAATCATtagtatatatatttatatattagaAAGCTATACACAAGCATGTTaatttcacagattttttttttttaaagattctTAATATTAccattattatatataattagAAATACACGTTTAAAAACAAACCTCTACAAAGATAAAACAGTTCAGCAAAGCATTGGATCTCAGTCTGTTTTTCATGGCTTAGGGCGTCAGAGCCCTGTCATTTCCCCTCTGGGTGAACTATCCATCTCTTATTAGCAAAgctatcaaaaaacacattctggCTTATAGAAACtacaaaaagccacaaaaatgCTTTGCATTGTATTCCtttcatatgaaaatataaGCAAGTGTATCGTacaattgttttttatttttccttttttttttgtttattaacACTGAATATTAATACTAGATCCAGAGTTTTCTTGATTACACTAACGTAGCTCTTAGATCAAAGGGTGGTCCTCGCCGAGCTCCGTTCTTTAAGGGGAGCGCTAAAATCATCAAAGGTTCCACACGTCTCGCATTGGGTCTGCCCGTTTACCTGTACAATCCTTCAAATGTTGCATAATAGCTTTTCATTTAGTGAGTAAATAAATCTTGTAATGTCTGGCAACTGTTGACCCCTGCCCTTCCCCCCTTGACCCTCTATTTACATAAATACGTTGAACCTGCAACATGACATCATCTAATGTTAACACACGTTTTTGCAAGGGAGAACTGCAGAGAAGCTATATAGCAATGAAACTGACACTGTACACATGTATTGTTTGTCCAACTCAAGTGCTAAGGTGTTTTCCACTGGACACACTCACTctcatgttaatgttttttttttttctttatttttcgtTTTTGTCTCTAGTCACTGATATATCGCTGAGGCAAAGTGTAAGTACGTTTTATGAAACAGAGTACCtgactatttttttttgtttatttgttgatatgcatatatgtacacatacacacacgtgtaaAGATATATGCATACGTGATTCTTTTTATCCACACACAATACAATTTATGCATAGTTCCCCAACAAAAAATACCCCCGGATCCCTTCCCAACCAACACCCACCCTCCCAGACCCCCATTACAACACCCCGCCGGTTTATATAATGTCAATATGTatagcacacgcacacacactcagcaaaataaaagaaaataaaaaaggaaaagaaattaCAAACGGATTTTTGAAAAGGGCtgtcccttttctttccttcagcATTAAAGAGATAAAAGGAGAGAGGCCGTGGGGTTGGGTGGCGAGTGACTCGTGGTATcgagtgagaggaggaagaggagggagctgaCTTGGGGGGCATCGTAACGCTGTGTCGTCGGGGGCTCAGGGCAATTCGGGGCactgccggaggagaggacagagctaTCATGTGGCCCATCCTTCTGACAGACGCACCCGTTTGATGGAGGGGCTCTCGCGCTCGTCCAGGGCGGGCCGGGCCAGTCCCAGAGGTGAGTGGAACTCATTCCTGTGCTCATCGCGGTCGCTGCCCTCGTGGGAGCTGCTACAACTGCTCAGGCTATCAACAGGGGAGCGTCCCGAGTCCTGGCGGGACGAGGGATTCTGGGGAGGTGGTACCCCGCCACCATAGCCCCCCGGTGTGCTGCTGGTGCGATCTCTAGGAGGAGAAACAGGTTCGGACTTGATGTGCAGGCTTTGAGCAGAGGGCAGGGAGAGATTTGAACCCTGACATAAGTGAGAGCTAGAGCAATTTCTGTAGGAAGGAAAGGAAACGCAAGGGGTTACAGAATTACAGAGCAAGAATTTAAAGTGATCTTTAAGTCAGTCCGTCACACATGCACGCAAGCacgcatatacacacacacacacacacactgacagacactccTTAAAACAGGGAGGTGTCATATTTGTGCTGGACCTTGCAAACGAAGGCAGAAAACAGTGAAGGCCTCTCGGTGTCTCAAAAAATAATCTCTGGTGATAATTCACGCGTTACATCATGCATCCTCACAACACCTCGAATTCAGCTCAGCGCACTCACCCTAGCTGGCCGAGGGCCGAATGCTGCATATTCTGAAGGTGTTGCTGTTGCCACCCGCTCATTGAGCCGAGGTGAAGGGAGCTGCCGCTGTTGAAGCCAGACAGTGAGGACAGGTCTGCGCTGTTCAGGGAATACtctgcgcacaaacacacagggggAGGACACATCAGAGCAAGTTCATACAAAGTTGCAAGGAGAATTCAGCTCTGATGAATGCTGTTGTGATTGTGGCATGAGCTGTCAGCTGGTGTAGCAATAGCACCCTCTGCTGTTCGATTGTTGTATAACATTTAAATTGAGGAAGGAGATTTCAtaggcaacacacacacttgaagtGAGTCAAATTATAATTTTTACTGGTGCACAACATCTGAATCTAAACTTGTTTTGCTGATTTATTTGCACAGAGTGGCTGGAATATTAAATgttatgtatatatgtatgtatgaggTACATACCGGTACCATAAGAAGTCGAGATGGCCGACGGGTAACCGCCCATGCCTTGTCCTGGCAGAGTGGGAGTTGCTACTGATACCACCGGGGTGGCCAATGACTGAGCAGACTGAGAGTTGTTTATTCTCTGGTtctgtgacagaggaggagaggacagagagatggGAGAGGTTTGAGAACATGCAATCGAGTCCCAGacgaaacaaacagaaaactgcaataaaccaagaaagttttttttttttcctttcatttctttctttcactcaaCAGATGCTGAGAGAATGAATGTGATGCCAACTTCTGGGGAAATTAATCACTTGACATGCGGCACGGCTGAACCCTGCCAACCCTATCATTTACCACCCTTTCCGAGGGCCCGCTGTCGCTATAGTAACACCATCGGTCTCCACAGCAACGCAGGGTAGCGATGGCAAAGGAGAGGCACTTTACCGTCGCAGAGGGTTCGGCAGAAAAGCGTGCAGGTTTGATGCAAAATGAAATTGTTGCCCTTCATTTGTACAACCTGGGTAATGAAAGCTGTGAGCTGTGCAGCGCGAGACTGTACGCAGGAGAACAGataaaaggaaggaagggagggagggagggagggagggagggaggagtgatGCAGACggctgaggagaaaagaggcCAGGCTGCTTTTGCACTGACACACCACCGGATGGCACTATGTGTCCTCACAAAACATCAGGCGAGGCGACGCTGGAGCCCTCAGCAACAATAAAGGTGAAAGTTTCTCCAGAGTCTGGACCGCTTTTCTCAAAAACGCTGCATCTAGCCCGAATAATCTGAGCGGTGATAGCAAAAACTTAACGCAGATGAAGAGGCTAGACTGCAACGCCCTCGCTTCTATCAGGCACGCTATGCTCTCAAGAACTAAGCAGCTTCTGATCGGAAAACCTCTCAAGTTTCAGACTCTTAAGGTTGTTGTTTTCTAAATTTGAGTGGCAGTCCGACTTACCAACAGCAGATCGACATCCTCAGACTGACAGCATTAAAAGGGGAGGGTAATAAATTCAAATtagtgagtgtgagtgagaatATAGTAGCGGTGTGCATCTAGGGATGGGGCTGCTGCAGGACTGACCCAACGGAAACACAACTAACGTGAAAAGAGGATGCTAAGAACTGTTTTTACTAACTGAAATATCAGGGCCTATAAGCACCatacgcacacagacacagcagagggaagATGTCTGACAGTATATCAGACTTGGGCCACAGGTGAATTTTAAAGACGGGCGTTTATTTAAGAAGACACATGCGAAAAACAACCAAAATGTCATGTGCCTAAAGTCAAGCTTATCACGAACATCAACCCAAGTCTGATATGAGGAGATGAAAGCTgcagcgaggacatgaaaggaAATAAACAATAGCAAACAAACCCTCCGTAGAAAACAAagacccccctcccctccctccataGATAGGGAGATATACAGTAGGGAACGGGCTTGGGGAAAAGAGGAATTGTGACATGAAACGAGGGATGGAGGGATTACTCACGATGGAGGGCATGTTGTTCTTGGCACCAGGAGGGATGAGCACACGTAGGTCAGGTTTGCGGTTGTTCATGCCTAAGTTCATGGGTGGGGGGGACTTAGCCTGCATGTTCTTGTTCATGCCGCCCGGAGAGACGAGCAGACCTGGCGAGTTGCGGTGGTTCCCGTATCCATTTCCTGAGAGGGCAAAGAAATGTGGCAGAGACATGTTGAACATACAGGCGATCTTGAGTGGCACTAGAGCCGAAAGCACAGCTACGTGTCTCAGAAGTTGAATGAATCTTGGAAACCCTGTTGTCCATGATGGCGTGGCCTAATGAGCAACTACAGGAGTGCATTTCCGGCTTGTGAATCGTGTTTCGTGAAAATGGCACACACTGGTCAAACACACGCTGTCTTTGCCTCGATTATCACTGCTGTTCGCTCGGCCGCCATACGATCAGGGCATCCTTGAGAGGACCTCACCCTCCACCTCTTTCACAGTCAGTTATGGCTATATGTGCACTGCAACAGCCAGCGAATCGTGTAAAAACATCTAATTACGGGTAGCGAGACCACAGAGGGATGGGGCCCATCATTTGGCCATCAGAGTTAAACACGTGTGGTTCTTCCAGACAAAGACCCTGCCTTGGGGTTGCCACCAGATCTGCGTTGCTTTAAGTATGGAGGGCCAAGTGCAGCACCCATTTCCTCCTCAAAAACCGGTGGGGCAAAATCCCGgcaacatcattaaaaaaactGAGAGCGGAGCATTCTTGCAAGCAACATAGTCTTTGTTTCTAACCCAATCCCACAGGCTGTTTTTCCCCTTActtctccttccttcttccAAGGGGTAGAACACAGGGCACTGTGTGGACGTTCCCACTTGAAAGACGGGCAGGAATTATACGTTAGACATAAATGAATTTCCTAATCATATACTCCAGGGGAAAATGAGTCGCAGATGTCTTCCTGGGCAATTTCCCTCGCTGATCTTTGTTTAATTTGAGAGCgaggtttttgttgtttggaaatgaaaagtCTCAAAAGCTCAATTTGAACAATCTGAAGAGTAAACGGCCGCTAGCggtgagagaaaatgaggccgtctgacagaggaggagaaaaacagtgtgtgcgactgctgctgtgtgcgtgtgttcgtgCCTCTGCTAGCATGCGTGATGTGTGAGCTTGTAGAAGTTGATGTTAACAACATAGACTTTGTATGTTTTGCAGTATACAATTTTGCATGAACATGATTCCATATAAGCACCCACTTTCTGCCACACTGAGAGCACATAACCACAGTATGACTCGAGACTCTGCGAGACATCGCTGAGAGACTGCTTATGCACGAGCCATGCGTATggatgcacgtgtgtgttttgtattggACCCTCTTAGTTCCAGTGTCAATCTCACATTAGCAAAGAGGCAGCTGCCTCTTCAGTTTTCCCGCTCTCTCATTCTCATGGCTGGGCCTTTGTGAGATTGAGTGGGTGCATGTGGAGATAGATGAATGAGacctcacacacatataaaacacacacacacaccgcacataCACAGACTTTGGTAAATAACCCAGCAGGAAgtacatcagtgtttctgtacagatgaataaaaaaagcGAGGGAGCTATAGAGAGACATTAATACGCACTTTGGTCAAGATGACATGGACTTCATCTTGGTGACAGTTAATCAGACATCTGTGTATCGCCACCCTGTGGAGACGGCTGCAGCCCGGTCAATTATCTGCTAGATGACTATGATCATGAGTGGCATAGGCCAGTCCTCAAGCACTCCAAAAGTAAAATCAttagctaattaagctaatgagGGAAGAATCGTAACTGAAACTGTAACTTTCACTTCTGTTGGTCACCCTGAGTTTTAGGACACTTGCGCTCAACGGCGACGCGTCGACTCAACTACAGTATCAGCTGCGATACCCAGAgttcatttctcctcctctaatGCAACTATGCACGGTCGAGCCGCGGCGCAGGCTGGCATCAGCCGTTTAGAGGAAGTACCAAAAGAGACACAGCCCAGCCAGGAGTGTGTTTTGCTTCTGTGTAAAAGTCACACATAGAGTgacatctgatctgatcttCAGATAAACAGCTTTTTGCTATTTCTGAGCTGGGGACAACTGAGGTCATAGCTGAAAGACTGCAATCTGAAGGTGCCATGGTTACAACTTAGCGCACCTCCAAATGCATGTGTTTGACAAagcccccccgcccccacaGTGTTCGttttttcccacacacacacacagacacacacacacataaaggagAGGTGTGGTTAAACTCATGTAGATTTTACTGTTACTGAACAAAATTCTGATGTCCTGTTGTGGTCTAACAGGCGTTCTAttccccatacacacacactcttccgTTGCGGTTTGGCCAAATGTGCATTCAACCCTGAATTCTCCAACTGAACTAAGGTgtcacactcacgctcacaaCTTGCACAGTTGGTGTGAGGTGCTGAAGACTGTTTGATCCCTGACTTGTTGTCAGTTCTTGCATGTGTCCTTTTCAGCTCGTACTTCTGTTCGATTTTGACCAATGATGTCTTAAAGGTGTAACTCGTTTGAGGGAGTAATTGGTGTGTGATCAAGGTGAGACGTGCCACGAGTTTCTCGTTAATTCCTCGCAGCGCTTTGGTGAGCGCGGTGCTGATCGGAGCATAGATGACAGCTCCATAATTGCATAAATGGAGGTGAGAGGTTTCTACAAGCTGGGGCCTCGGTCCGGAGCTCCCTTCGTcagctctctttctccctttcactcacattctgtctctttcctcacCCCGTGCTCTCTCCAAGCCAGCAAACTGACAGAttgaacacatactgtatataaatgaGCGgacatatgcacatacacacctcGCACAATATTTCCATAGAACTAGAGATGTGATGACTCAGCTTTTCGGTAACGTGCCCTATTTGCACTGGACTAGAAATACCTGGAGACCTTGTGTGATTTAGACTTTACCTTCATGTCTGGGTTTGCACAGGATAAACAAAAAGCCTGTGTTCCCATTAAATTTACAGGCCAAATCTCAGTAATTATCTCCAGATATGACTAAAACATAGTGCATCTTCACACTAATGCTGCAATGAACCTCCCAAGTTTGTATTTTCTACATGGGGAGTCGAGATATGTTTGGAGTTCAAGtcatgaaaacactgctgctaaGCTACTAATAACAAAAATGACTTGTTCCCTTTTAAAAACTGTAAGAGATTTTGTTATTGCAACTTCATTAACTATTAATAGTACCCAAAAAAGTAAATGGCACAGGTTGTGAgattttgaaaaatgtcacgaaaagaagaaaaaacattcaaGACTGAGATAAACTCACactaaattaacatttttaattctAACTTTACAAACTGACGACACTGCAGAAGACTGCGGTCCTTCCGAACGACAGCAGCATCCCAGATAATGTTAATACCATGTGAACCGCGCTCTGAAAGCTGTCCTTCTCTCTTTACAGACAGTGGAAACATGACATGTGAGGCACAAAGGAggtgttgtgtttatgtgcgtgtCTGAACCACACACACGTCCACATGCACGAGGCCCCTCCTCCGGCACTTAGGCCGCGCCACTTAAGACACTCACCCACGGGCCAGGCGGCTACTTGTACGATCAGCTTATCAACACTCacggtgaggagaggaggaacattAAAACAGGCCTCGTGGTGCCGCAGAGGCTGGGCCACCTCACACTGAGTCACTTAGAGGAACATCATTAAAATGGCTGACCAAGTTCACAGAACACTTCCATCTGTGTTCCCCCACTATTTCTACTTTGCACACATGCTTCCACCATCAGTGGATATTCATCATTGGGGTttccccccccacacacacgctctttctctctccccctagACGAGATTTAAGAGAGCTTTGAATGGAATCTTTTAGCTCCCACATGACTCTCTCTCCACGTCGTGTTTTTCGCCGCTGCTGAGCGACACGCAGCTCTCACAGAGCGCCTCTGTTCCTCCAGCGCGGTGACACAAAGGCTACATTTGAAGCATGTTCTGCAGCACGCCGTCGACGGAACACACGCCACAACAAACgctcctgttgtgtgtgtgtgtgtgatgagtgacCAGACAGAGGAACCAGGCATTGACCCCTTGTGATGGAGCCCCAGGGGCCAGACAAGGCTGGCCAGCTGTGCCCCACTGACCCCCCCACTCTCCTTTTTTACACTCTGCACTGTATGTAGAGGCTGTAAAATTTAACCCTTTAAAAGGGAGTCTCTTTGCCATAAACTTGGGCCTGACATGTCCTCAGGGTCAAACCCATGACACACAGAAGCTAACACATAAGATTCCTCACACATGTTCCTCAAACATGGCTTGCTCCACTCTCCACAGGGTCATTACGGCATGGCGAGCcactgcaaacactgaattaaTTTAGCTGCAGACATATGATAGCAGTTTCTCTGAAGCGAGGTTGTGCGGCGTAGCAAGTTGATCCAAATGGGAGCCATGGGTGTTGTCATTTTGAATTTACGTGCAAGAGGCGGTAGACAGAAAGATGGCTCATCATAcggagaaacagagaaaattcaGCTGTACATTCAGCAGCCCGGCGTCTCTTCTGACTGCCTGTCAGTCAATCAGCTGCCTCGGTATATAGTGCGATTTATTTCTGCTTCCCCCTCCACTTGTTCTGCCGTTTTATAGCTGAAAGCAGGCAGGATGTGTCACAGCCCCAGCGCCGCGCAAACATTCCCAGATGAACTCCACGACCACTAACATCAACACATCATGGACAAAATCTCCACTTGGGTTTGGGTTACTATTAGTCATGCATTTTACGGCCCAGAGTGGGTGAGTGGGtgccatgaatgtgtgtgtgtgtgtgtgggtgtatgtgtgtgtgtgtgtgtgagcagacaACTGTGTGCGAGAAGAGGAGACCGTTCTTACCAGCACTGGTGCCTGCGCCAGTGGTGAGGTCAGCACCCATGAGGCCACCTGAAAGAtgaaagagagcaaaagagagaaaaccatTAGAGGATAGACGCCCACGTAACATGCACTGCGCCTCCCGTCTCTTACCTCGCCGGCCTTTCAGAAGCTAACTCAATTTAATCACaatccactgtgtgtgtgtgtgcgcgtgtgcatcAAACGTGTACTGATACCAGAAGTAATACTACTTCCCACTCAAACCTTAACACTCCGAGCGACTGGACGCTGCGAGTGGATACATTCAGCTGCCGTCcaagaaaaatgacacattattatttttaagcCATGTGAGGTGGAAGAGTGGGAGGGTCCAGAACGTGTGCGGTTTGGTGTGGATGCTGCGAGCGCCAAAACTCATATTTAGTTTGTGCTGGCGCTTCTAGCATCCAGTTGTAATGACAGGGTGAGGGTGTGGGCAGCAGCCTTCAGaccagagggacagaaaaaggacTTTGGACAACAATAACAAACCAACAGGCCTGATTTGCTTATGTCACCAGCAGCTCAATGCCTATACATAGGGCCAGACATCCCATGTGTAGAACCTCACACTAAATCAAGGAGACTGCGGGCTGGGCTTTAATATGATGTTAAATCATCGACTTACTTTGAACAAAATACTGAGCAGGCAATATGTGAATATTTACCAGCAGGAGACGACTTTAGAGTCATTCATTGCCTTTAGGTGGAATattgccataaaaaaaaaaaaaacatttgatgtgTGTGAGCCTGGCAGACTGGTACACACACAGTCGAGAGGATGGGCAGACGGGATACCAGCATGTACATGGGTGCGTGAGTGCATGTAAGGCCCTACCTGTATTACCTGCACTGGGGGGTCTGTGAGTAACTCCGGGAGACATGCTGTTTCTCTGTAGACCATGGTGCGCCAGTGGCAACAGGTTGTGGTTGCCTAGAGAACCGCCAGGATGGCTGTAAATGAGATTGTTCTGGTTGCTAACAGGAATGGACACGGGCATGTCATAGTTCGACTGGGGCACGGCCTgctgagaaagagagggaaaaagagagacagagtacGATTAGACGGCAGCGAGCGAACGAGCTAATACAAGGTGCGTTAAAGGAACGGgctcagaaagagggagagattgaGAAACCGTCGAGGAGCACAAAGGGAGTTAAAAGCTCTTGACTACCAACTGCAGCAGACAAAAAGAGTTCAAAAGGACAAATGGACAACTAACAATACACAGCCATGCACAGATGAAGGGTACAGCTGCTTCAGACAAAGACGACATGGATGGTGAAAGGGAAGGCTGCTCAAAAAATTCAAGTGCCTAGAAAGCTCCCCTCAGAGCTGCTTAACATCCCCCAGATGATATACAGCATTGGTGGGTTACTGGTATCTTCCTGCCATTGACATGTTGTGATATTTGTCATTGTGAA from Chaetodon trifascialis isolate fChaTrf1 chromosome 6, fChaTrf1.hap1, whole genome shotgun sequence includes the following:
- the mef2cb gene encoding myocyte enhancer factor 2cb isoform X1 encodes the protein MGRKKIQITRIMDERNRQVTFTKRKFGLMKKAYELSVLCDCEIALIIFNSTNKLFQYASTDMDKVLLKYTEYNEPHESRTNSDIVETLRKKGLNGCDSPDPDADDSVGHSPESEDKYRKINEDIDLMISRQRLCQAVPQSNYDMPVSIPVSNQNNLIYSHPGGSLGNHNLLPLAHHGLQRNSMSPGVTHRPPSAGNTGGLMGADLTTGAGTSAGNGYGNHRNSPGLLVSPGGMNKNMQAKSPPPMNLGMNNRKPDLRVLIPPGAKNNMPSISEDVDLLLNQRINNSQSAQSLATPVVSVATPTLPGQGMGGYPSAISTSYGTEYSLNSADLSSLSGFNSGSSLHLGSMSGWQQQHLQNMQHSALGQLGNCSSSHLCQGSNLSLPSAQSLHIKSEPVSPPRDRTSSTPGGYGGGVPPPQNPSSRQDSGRSPVDSLSSCSSSHEGSDRDEHRNEFHSPLGLARPALDERESPSIKRVRLSEGWAT
- the mef2cb gene encoding myocyte enhancer factor 2cb isoform X17 → MGRKKIQITRIMDERNRQVTFTKRKFGLMKKAYELSVLCDCEIALIIFNSTNKLFQYASTDMDKVLLKYTEYNEPHESRTNSDIVEQAVPQSNYDMPVSIPVSNQNNLIYSHPGGSLGNHNLLPLAHHGLQRNSMSPGVTHRPPSAGNTGGLMGADLTTGAGTSAGNGYGNHRNSPGLLVSPGGMNKNMQAKSPPPMNLGMNNRKPDLRVLIPPGAKNNMPSISEDVDLLLNQRINNSQSAQSLATPVVSVATPTLPGQGMGGYPSAISTSYGTEYSLNSADLSSLSGFNSGSSLHLGSMSGWQQQHLQNMQHSALGQLGNCSSSHLCQGSNLSLPSAQSLHIKSEPVSPPRDRTSSTPGGYGGGVPPPQNPSSRQDSGRSPVDSLSSCSSSHEGSDRDEHRNEFHSPLGLARPALDERESPSIKRVRLSEGWAT
- the mef2cb gene encoding myocyte enhancer factor 2cb isoform X21 — protein: MGRKKIQITRIMDERNRQVTFTKRKFGLMKKAYELSVLCDCEIALIIFNSTNKLFQYASTDMDKVLLKYTEYNEPHESRTNSDIVETLRKKGLNGCDSPDPDADDSALSKKENKGGESPELESALILTPRTEEKYKQINEEFDHMIKTHKIPAVPQSNYDMPVSIPVSNQNNLIYSHPGGSLGNHNLLPLAHHGLQRNSMSPGVTHRPPSAGNTGGLMGADLTTGAGTSAGNGYGNHRNSPGLLVSPGGMNKNMQAKSPPPMNLGMNNRKPDLRVLIPPGAKNNMPSINQRINNSQSAQSLATPVVSVATPTLPGQGMGGYPSAISTSYGTEYSLNSADLSSLSGFNSGSSLHLGSMSGWQQQHLQNMQHSALGQLGDRTSSTPGGYGGGVPPPQNPSSRQDSGRSPVDSLSSCSSSHEGSDRDEHRNEFHSPLGLARPALDERESPSIKRVRLSEGWAT
- the mef2cb gene encoding myocyte enhancer factor 2cb isoform X20; its protein translation is MGRKKIQITRIMDERNRQVTFTKRKFGLMKKAYELSVLCDCEIALIIFNSTNKLFQYASTDMDKVLLKYTEYNEPHESRTNSDIVETLRKKGLNGCDSPDPDADDSALSKKENKGGESPELESALILTPRTEEKYKQINEEFDHMIKTHKIPAVPQSNYDMPVSIPVSNQNNLIYSHPGGSLGNHNLLPLAHHGLQRNSMSPGVTHRPPSAGNTGGLMGADLTTGAGTSAGNGYGNHRNSPGLLVSPGGMNKNMQAKSPPPMNLGMNNRKPDLRVLIPPGAKNNMPSINQRINNSQSAQSLATPVVSVATPTLPGQGMGGYPSAISTSYGTEYSLNSADLSSLSGFNSGSSLHLGSMSGWQQQHLQNMQHSALGQLGNCSSSHLCQGSNLSLPSAQSLHIKSEPVSPPRDRTSSTPGGYGGGVPPPQNPSSRQDSGRSPVDSLSSCSSSHEGSDRDEHRNEFHSPLGLARPALDERESPSIKRVRLSEGWAT
- the mef2cb gene encoding myocyte enhancer factor 2cb isoform X5 gives rise to the protein MGRKKIQITRIMDERNRQVTFTKRKFGLMKKAYELSVLCDCEIALIIFNSTNKLFQYASTDMDKVLLKYTEYNEPHESRTNSDIVETLRKKGLNGCDSPDPDADDSVGHSPESEDKYRKINEDIDLMISRQRLCAVPQSNYDMPVSIPVSNQNNLIYSHPGGSLGNHNLLPLAHHGLQRNSMSPGVTHRPPSAGGLMGADLTTGAGTSAGNGYGNHRNSPGLLVSPGGMNKNMQAKSPPPMNLGMNNRKPDLRVLIPPGAKNNMPSISEDVDLLLNQRINNSQSAQSLATPVVSVATPTLPGQGMGGYPSAISTSYGTEYSLNSADLSSLSGFNSGSSLHLGSMSGWQQQHLQNMQHSALGQLGNCSSSHLCQGSNLSLPSAQSLHIKSEPVSPPRDRTSSTPGGYGGGVPPPQNPSSRQDSGRSPVDSLSSCSSSHEGSDRDEHRNEFHSPLGLARPALDERESPSIKRVRLSEGWAT
- the mef2cb gene encoding myocyte enhancer factor 2cb isoform X6 — its product is MGRKKIQITRIMDERNRQVTFTKRKFGLMKKAYELSVLCDCEIALIIFNSTNKLFQYASTDMDKVLLKYTEYNEPHESRTNSDIVETLRKKGLNGCDSPDPDADDSVGHSPESEDKYRKINEDIDLMISRQRLCQAVPQSNYDMPVSIPVSNQNNLIYSHPGGSLGNHNLLPLAHHGLQRNSMSPGVTHRPPSAGNTGGLMGADLTTGAGTSAGNGYGNHRNSPGLLVSPGGMNKNMQAKSPPPMNLGMNNRKPDLRVLIPPGAKNNMPSINQRINNSQSAQSLATPVVSVATPTLPGQGMGGYPSAISTSYGTEYSLNSADLSSLSGFNSGSSLHLGSMSGWQQQHLQNMQHSALGQLGNCSSSHLCQGSNLSLPSAQSLHIKSEPVSPPRDRTSSTPGGYGGGVPPPQNPSSRQDSGRSPVDSLSSCSSSHEGSDRDEHRNEFHSPLGLARPALDERESPSIKRVRLSEGWAT
- the mef2cb gene encoding myocyte enhancer factor 2cb isoform X8; this translates as MGRKKIQITRIMDERNRQVTFTKRKFGLMKKAYELSVLCDCEIALIIFNSTNKLFQYASTDMDKVLLKYTEYNEPHESRTNSDIVETLRKKGLNGCDSPDPDADDSVGHSPESEDKYRKINEDIDLMISRQRLCQAVPQSNYDMPVSIPVSNQNNLIYSHPGGSLGNHNLLPLAHHGLQRNSMSPGVTHRPPSAGGLMGADLTTGAGTSAGNGYGNHRNSPGLLVSPGGMNKNMQAKSPPPMNLGMNNRKPDLRVLIPPGAKNNMPSINQRINNSQSAQSLATPVVSVATPTLPGQGMGGYPSAISTSYGTEYSLNSADLSSLSGFNSGSSLHLGSMSGWQQQHLQNMQHSALGQLGNCSSSHLCQGSNLSLPSAQSLHIKSEPVSPPRDRTSSTPGGYGGGVPPPQNPSSRQDSGRSPVDSLSSCSSSHEGSDRDEHRNEFHSPLGLARPALDERESPSIKRVRLSEGWAT
- the mef2cb gene encoding myocyte enhancer factor 2cb isoform X3, which codes for MGRKKIQITRIMDERNRQVTFTKRKFGLMKKAYELSVLCDCEIALIIFNSTNKLFQYASTDMDKVLLKYTEYNEPHESRTNSDIVETLRKKGLNGCDSPDPDADDSVGHSPESEDKYRKINEDIDLMISRQRLCQAVPQSNYDMPVSIPVSNQNNLIYSHPGGSLGNHNLLPLAHHGLQRNSMSPGVTHRPPSAGGLMGADLTTGAGTSAGNGYGNHRNSPGLLVSPGGMNKNMQAKSPPPMNLGMNNRKPDLRVLIPPGAKNNMPSISEDVDLLLNQRINNSQSAQSLATPVVSVATPTLPGQGMGGYPSAISTSYGTEYSLNSADLSSLSGFNSGSSLHLGSMSGWQQQHLQNMQHSALGQLGNCSSSHLCQGSNLSLPSAQSLHIKSEPVSPPRDRTSSTPGGYGGGVPPPQNPSSRQDSGRSPVDSLSSCSSSHEGSDRDEHRNEFHSPLGLARPALDERESPSIKRVRLSEGWAT
- the mef2cb gene encoding myocyte enhancer factor 2cb isoform X10 — translated: MGRKKIQITRIMDERNRQVTFTKRKFGLMKKAYELSVLCDCEIALIIFNSTNKLFQYASTDMDKVLLKYTEYNEPHESRTNSDIVETLRKKGLNGCDSPDPDADDSVGHSPESEDKYRKINEDIDLMISRQRLCAVPQSNYDMPVSIPVSNQNNLIYSHPGGSLGNHNLLPLAHHGLQRNSMSPGVTHRPPSAGGLMGADLTTGAGTSAGNGYGNHRNSPGLLVSPGGMNKNMQAKSPPPMNLGMNNRKPDLRVLIPPGAKNNMPSINQRINNSQSAQSLATPVVSVATPTLPGQGMGGYPSAISTSYGTEYSLNSADLSSLSGFNSGSSLHLGSMSGWQQQHLQNMQHSALGQLGNCSSSHLCQGSNLSLPSAQSLHIKSEPVSPPRDRTSSTPGGYGGGVPPPQNPSSRQDSGRSPVDSLSSCSSSHEGSDRDEHRNEFHSPLGLARPALDERESPSIKRVRLSEGWAT